One region of Thunnus albacares chromosome 20, fThuAlb1.1, whole genome shotgun sequence genomic DNA includes:
- the nog3 gene encoding noggin-3 — MDKSCYLMAVFMLVFSLGFRIEEGMCQHYYLLRPIPSDTLPIVELKEDPDPVLDPKEKDLNETELRSTLGSHFDPHFMSVSPPEDKYAGNEDVSDADLRQKLSGAMPKEIRAMEFEVQHGKKQKPSKKLRRRLQLWLWSYAFCPVVYAWNDLGSRFWPRYVKVGSCYNKRSCSVPEGMVCKPAKSTHFTILRWRCLQKKGGLKCAWIPVQYPIISECKCSCPN; from the coding sequence ATGGATAAATCCTGTTATTTGATGGCTGTGTTTATGCTCGTGTTTTCTCTGGGCTTCAGGATAGAGGAGGGCATGTGCCAACACTACTATCTCCTCCGTCCCATCCCCAGTGACACTCTGCCCATAGTGGAGCTAAAGGAGGATCCGGATCCAGTGCTGGACCCGAAAGAGAAGGACCTGAACGAGACGGAGCTCAGGAGCACTCTGGGCAGCCACTTCGACCCGCACTTCATGTCCGTGTCCCCGCCGGAGGACAAATACGCGGGGAACGAGGATGTGAGCGACGCGGACCTGCGGCAGAAGCTCTCCGGAGCGATGCCCAAAGAGATCCGGGCCATGGAGTTCGAGGTCCAGCATGGCAAGAAGCAGAAGCCGAGTAAAAAACTCCGGAGAAGGCTGCAACTGTGGCTGTGGTCTTACGCCTTCTGCCCGGTTGTTTACGCATGGAACGACCTGGGCAGCAGATTCTGGCCGCGCTACGTGAAGGTGGGGAGCTGCTACAATAAGCGGTCTTGTTCAGTCCCTGAAGGGATGGTCTGCAAACCTGCCAAATCGACTCATTTTACGATCCTGCGATGGCGCTGCCTGCAGAAAAAGGGGGGTCTGAAATGCGCCTGGATACCTGTTCAGTACCCCATTATATCAGAGTGCAAATGCTCCTGCCCGAACTGA